TTCATAATCGTTCATATTATTCTGACTTATGTTCGGGTTCTCAACAACTGAAGCATTGTTGCGTGAGGCAAGATGATCCGTATTCTCAATAAGAAAACCATACTCGGTGTATATTGCTTTCGGACGGTTCACATCTACATAGTTGACCCTCACAAGCCGTGCTTTAAAACTGTAAGGAGTCACCTGGTTATAAAGCTTGTATACCAGATATTCTTTAAGAATATAATTTTCAAAATTCACACCCGGAGAACAATGTGTCACAAGCTTCAGGTTACCGGTTTCAAAAACCGACTGGCTGCCTTTGCCATCTTTTATTTTAAGACAAATAGGAGGAAAAGAGCAATACTTACGGCGCATTTTACCCCTGGCCTTTATTTTAATGTCCTGCGAAAGCGAATCGTTTTCAGATGTCATGACAGTTAATTTTGCATCAAACGATTTGTCAGGATCAAGTTTTGTTTTTTGAAACTCACGTACATCAAACATAAGGGTCATTTCAAGTACATCTTCGGCATTGAAAAAGCTGAATTGGCTTGCCGGTTCAATGTTCAATGAATCTTTATCCTTGCTCTTTGATACAGCAGCCGATGCCTGGCTAAATGAAGCCATTCCCAGGACTATGGTTGCAAGCAGTATATATTTTAAGGTTTTCATGGCTTACTCTTTGGGGTTAATTAATCATCATCAATTGTATTCAGGGAATCATCAAAGGAAGTATCCCCACTGTCTTTGAAAAAAATCCTGATTTGAGCGTGATTCTTTATATAATCGGTTTTACCTATCTCAAATCTTACAATGTTCAGCTCGGTGAGATCCCTTAAGCGTCCAAGCAAAAGGTGATGCTTGCTTGGTTTGAGCAGTGCAGTATCATTAATCGTGATGGTACGTTGTGACAGCCTGTTGCTGAAGAAAACTTTCTCAAGCAGCCATATGACAACAATTAAAAGTACGTTTGCAAATACGATCCAATGAATGCAATCCGACAGATGCAGCAGCGCGTTGATGGCGGAAACACCTACAATCATGAAAAGGTACGCCATATCCTTAACCTCAACGTTCACTGTACGGAACCGGATGATAGCAAAAATTGCGAACAAACCGAGAACCAGTCCAAGTTCAAGTTGTACCCAACGCAGCATGGCACAAATGAGAAAAACAACTATTCCTGTG
Above is a window of Bacteroidales bacterium DNA encoding:
- a CDS encoding DUF4956 domain-containing protein produces the protein MNNSISSVLSQIRFCPPVATADFYELLIQFGMNLVVLVILSVMMYYRWNRKPEYVFAQVITGIVVFLICAMLRWVQLELGLVLGLFAIFAIIRFRTVNVEVKDMAYLFMIVGVSAINALLHLSDCIHWIVFANVLLIVVIWLLEKVFFSNRLSQRTITINDTALLKPSKHHLLLGRLRDLTELNIVRFEIGKTDYIKNHAQIRIFFKDSGDTSFDDSLNTIDDD